One segment of Synechococcus sp. A15-24 DNA contains the following:
- a CDS encoding uroporphyrinogen-III synthase, translating into MSQPLQNRTVVVTRAADQQGEARRLLETQGAQVLDLPALVIGPPDDWGPLDDALLELEDFHWLVVSSANGVQAVEQRLQRLGRSLLRRPTNLRIAAVGRKTARALEDLGATADFVPPSFVADSLIDHFPVSGYGLRMLLPRVQSGGRTVLAEAFGEAGVRVVEVAAYESRCPDAMPERTAEALEAGTVDAILFSSGKTAAHTAQLLLQRFGPGWTQRLEALKLVSIGPQTSRSCRQWFGRIDAEADPHDLEGLVNACCQLLG; encoded by the coding sequence TTGAGCCAGCCGCTGCAGAACCGCACGGTGGTGGTGACCCGCGCCGCCGACCAACAGGGGGAAGCCAGACGACTGCTGGAAACCCAAGGCGCACAGGTGCTTGACCTCCCCGCCTTGGTAATTGGCCCCCCCGACGACTGGGGACCGCTGGATGATGCCCTCTTGGAACTGGAGGACTTCCACTGGCTGGTTGTGTCGAGCGCCAACGGCGTGCAGGCGGTGGAGCAGCGGTTGCAACGCCTCGGCCGCAGCCTGCTGCGGCGTCCAACCAACCTGCGCATCGCCGCTGTGGGTCGCAAAACCGCTAGAGCCCTGGAAGATCTTGGCGCCACAGCCGATTTCGTACCGCCGAGCTTCGTGGCCGACAGCCTGATCGACCACTTTCCCGTCTCCGGCTATGGCCTGAGGATGCTTCTGCCACGGGTGCAGAGCGGCGGCAGAACCGTGCTGGCGGAAGCCTTCGGGGAAGCTGGGGTGAGGGTGGTGGAGGTGGCGGCCTACGAGTCCCGCTGTCCCGACGCCATGCCCGAGCGCACCGCCGAAGCCCTTGAGGCTGGAACGGTGGACGCCATCCTGTTCAGCAGCGGCAAGACGGCTGCCCACACGGCACAACTGCTGCTGCAACGCTTCGGTCCTGGCTGGACGCAACGCCTGGAGGCTCTGAAATTGGTGTCCATCGGCCCCCAGACCAGCCGCAGCTGCCGCCAGTGGTTCGGTCGCATCGATGCGGAAGCTGATCCCCACGACCTCGAGGGCCTGGTGAACGCCTGTTGCCAGCTGCTGGGCTGA
- a CDS encoding SRPBCC family protein — MGRWLDHSVTTEVQAPAEDVWAVWSDLEAMPKWMRWIESVKTLDDPDLTDWTLAAQGFRFHWKARITQRVEAQQLHWESVGGLPTKGAVRFYPESADRTVVKLSVSYELPRVLAPLMEPSILGGIVTKELQANLDRFRDLVEKVG, encoded by the coding sequence ATGGGACGCTGGCTTGACCACTCCGTCACCACTGAGGTTCAGGCGCCGGCCGAGGACGTCTGGGCGGTTTGGAGCGATCTGGAGGCCATGCCCAAGTGGATGCGCTGGATCGAATCGGTGAAAACCCTCGATGATCCTGATCTCACCGACTGGACCCTGGCGGCCCAGGGCTTTCGGTTCCACTGGAAAGCGCGGATCACCCAACGGGTGGAGGCCCAGCAACTGCACTGGGAGTCCGTCGGCGGGCTTCCCACCAAAGGCGCTGTGCGCTTTTATCCCGAGTCGGCTGATCGCACGGTGGTGAAGCTCAGCGTCAGCTATGAATTGCCCAGGGTCTTGGCACCGTTGATGGAGCCCAGCATCCTGGGGGGGATTGTCACGAAGGAACTGCAGGCTAACCTTGACCGTTTCCGGGATCTGGTGGAGAAGGTGGGCTGA